One part of the Xylanimonas allomyrinae genome encodes these proteins:
- a CDS encoding anchored repeat-type ABC transporter ATP-binding subunit, which produces MTALDVRHADVDLGGARVLHDVSLRVDQGELVGLLGPNGAGKTTLLRTVLGLQPVRSGSVLVAGRPARPGRTPVGYVPQRHDFAWDFPICVADAVLTGLTGRLGPVRRPGVRHWEAVADALDRVRLTALAERPVGQLSGGQRQRVLVARALALRPQVLLLDEPFTGLDLPTQELLTALFADLAHEGRAVLMATHDLLGALAACDRVALLHRTVIAAGTPATLAADTAAWTTAFGVGPDSPLLRALRAV; this is translated from the coding sequence GTGACCGCGCTGGACGTCCGGCACGCGGACGTGGACCTCGGGGGTGCGCGTGTGCTCCACGACGTGTCGCTGCGCGTGGACCAGGGCGAGCTGGTCGGGCTGCTCGGCCCCAACGGGGCGGGCAAGACCACGCTGCTGCGCACCGTGCTCGGCCTCCAGCCCGTCCGGAGCGGGTCCGTGCTCGTCGCGGGGCGCCCGGCGCGGCCGGGACGCACCCCGGTCGGGTACGTGCCCCAGCGGCACGACTTCGCCTGGGACTTCCCGATCTGCGTGGCCGACGCCGTCCTGACCGGGCTGACGGGACGGCTCGGGCCGGTGCGCCGCCCCGGGGTACGGCACTGGGAGGCGGTGGCGGACGCGCTCGACCGTGTGCGCCTGACCGCGCTCGCCGAACGGCCCGTCGGCCAGCTCTCGGGCGGGCAACGTCAGCGGGTGCTGGTCGCGCGGGCGCTCGCGCTGCGCCCGCAGGTGCTGCTGCTCGACGAGCCGTTCACGGGCCTGGACCTGCCGACGCAGGAGCTGCTGACGGCGCTGTTCGCCGATCTCGCGCACGAGGGCCGGGCCGTGCTCATGGCGACCCACGACCTGCTCGGGGCGCTCGCCGCGTGCGACCGTGTCGCGCTGCTGCACCGCACCGTGATCGCCGCCGGCACGCCCGCGACGCTCGCCGCCGACACCGCCGCGTGGACGACGGCGTTCGGCGTGGGGCCCGACAGCCCGCTCCTGCGCGCACTGCGGGCGGTGTGA
- a CDS encoding anchored repeat-type ABC transporter permease subunit, which yields MMSPADFLADLLNPDLVFLPKALAVAVMSSIACGVVGCYVVLRGMAFIGDTVAHAVFPGLAVAFVAGGNLVLGGAAAGVVTAVLIAVVAQNRRLREDSVIGICFVAAFALGIVVISRAPGYAGSLQQFLFGSITGIPTSDLYVVAGTGAAVLAALTALRKELVTVALDRESARATGVPVFWLDLALYVLVTLAVVISVQTIGNILVLALLVTPAATARLLTDRLTVMLWLAPVIGSAAAVVGLYLSWSFDLPTGGVVVLVLTAGFLAAWTLAPRHGVLARRTTRRRVPDDTPPPHPAPLPARADEGAPA from the coding sequence GTGATGTCCCCCGCCGACTTCCTGGCCGACCTGCTCAACCCCGACCTGGTCTTCCTGCCCAAGGCGCTCGCCGTGGCCGTGATGTCCTCGATCGCGTGCGGCGTCGTGGGCTGCTACGTCGTGCTGCGCGGCATGGCGTTCATCGGCGACACCGTCGCGCACGCCGTGTTCCCCGGCCTGGCCGTGGCGTTCGTCGCGGGCGGCAACCTGGTGCTGGGCGGTGCCGCGGCCGGCGTCGTGACCGCCGTGCTCATCGCCGTGGTCGCCCAGAACCGGCGGCTGCGTGAGGACTCCGTCATCGGCATCTGCTTCGTCGCCGCGTTCGCGCTCGGGATCGTCGTGATCTCGCGGGCCCCCGGGTACGCGGGGTCGCTCCAGCAGTTCCTGTTCGGGTCGATCACCGGCATCCCGACGTCGGACCTGTACGTCGTCGCGGGCACCGGTGCCGCGGTGCTCGCGGCGCTGACGGCGCTGCGCAAGGAGCTCGTGACGGTGGCGCTCGACCGCGAGTCGGCGCGCGCGACGGGCGTGCCCGTGTTCTGGCTCGACCTGGCGCTGTACGTGCTGGTGACCCTCGCCGTCGTGATCAGCGTGCAGACCATCGGCAACATCCTCGTGCTCGCGCTGCTGGTCACCCCCGCCGCGACCGCCCGGCTGCTGACCGACCGGCTCACCGTGATGCTGTGGCTCGCCCCCGTCATCGGGTCGGCCGCCGCGGTGGTGGGCCTGTACCTGTCCTGGTCGTTCGACCTGCCCACGGGCGGCGTCGTCGTGCTGGTCCTGACCGCCGGGTTCCTCGCGGCGTGGACGCTCGCACCCCGGCACGGGGTGCTCGCGCGGCGCACGACCCGGCGGCGCGTCCCGGACGACACCCCGCCGCCCCACCCGGCTCCCCTGCCCGCTCGCGCCGACGAAGGAGCACCCGCATGA